In Trifolium pratense cultivar HEN17-A07 linkage group LG7, ARS_RC_1.1, whole genome shotgun sequence, a genomic segment contains:
- the LOC123897595 gene encoding probable histone H2A.2: MDSTTNTKTKKGAAGRKGGGPRKKSVTRSTRAGLQFPVGRIGRYLKKGRYAQRVGTGAPVYLAAVLEYLAAEVLELAGNAARDNKKNRIIPRHVLLAVRNDEELGKLLAGVTIAHGGVLPNINPILLPKKTDRSTTASKEPKSPKAGKSPKKA; the protein is encoded by the exons ATGGATTCCACCACAAACACAAAGACAAAGAAAGGTGCCGCAGGAAGAAAAGGCGGAGGTCCAAGAAAGAAGTCAGTCACCAGATCCACCAGAGCTGGTCTTCAATTCCCCGTCGGAAGAATTGGTCGTTACTTGAAGAAAGGTCGATACGCTCAACGTGTCGGTACCGGAGCTCCAGTTTACTTAGCTGCCGTTCTTGAATATCTTGCTGCTGAG gTTCTTGAATTGGCTGGAAATGCTGCACGTGATAACAAGAAGAATAGGATAATCCCTAGACATGTGTTATTGGCTGTGAGGAATGATGAAGAGCTTGGAAAATTGCTTGCTGGTGTTACTATTGCTCATGGTGGTGTTCTTCCTAATATTAACCCAATTCTTTTGCCTAAGAAGACCGATAGATCTACTACTGCTAGTAAAGAGCCAAAGTCTCCAAAAGCTGGGAAATCACCAAAGAAAGCTTAG